A single genomic interval of Agromyces cerinus harbors:
- a CDS encoding LacI family DNA-binding transcriptional regulator: MAVSVRDVAAAASVSVGTVSNVLNRPDKVAPTTVARVTAAIEELGFIRNDAARQLRAGHSRSIGLVVLDVRNPFFTDVARGAEDRAAEDGMTILLGNSDENTDRERAYLDLFEEQRVAGVLISPLADDLPRLQRLRDRGTTVVLVDREVPDQSFSSVSVDDVVGGYLAVRHLIETGRTRIAFVGGPVGIRQVADRLAGARRAVAESTGATLEVVATESLTVLAGRAAAAGIRERAASDRPDAIFAANDLLAMGVLQALMMQGGIDVPGEIALIGYDDIDFASAAVVPLSSIRQPAALIGYTAVDLMLKEAGGESAQERVVFQPELVVRESTGGRG, encoded by the coding sequence ATGGCGGTGAGTGTCCGTGATGTCGCGGCAGCGGCATCCGTATCGGTGGGCACCGTCTCGAACGTGCTGAACCGCCCCGACAAGGTGGCGCCGACCACGGTCGCCCGCGTCACCGCGGCCATCGAGGAGCTCGGCTTCATCCGCAATGACGCGGCTCGGCAGCTCCGTGCAGGGCACAGCCGCTCGATCGGGCTCGTCGTGCTCGACGTGCGCAACCCGTTCTTCACCGACGTCGCCCGCGGCGCCGAAGACCGCGCAGCAGAAGACGGCATGACGATCCTGCTCGGCAACAGCGACGAGAACACCGACCGCGAACGCGCCTACCTCGACCTCTTCGAGGAGCAGCGGGTCGCCGGCGTGCTGATCTCGCCGCTCGCCGACGACCTCCCGCGCCTGCAGCGATTGCGCGATCGCGGCACGACCGTCGTGCTCGTCGACCGCGAGGTGCCCGATCAGAGCTTCTCCTCGGTCTCGGTCGACGACGTGGTCGGCGGCTACCTCGCCGTGCGCCACCTCATCGAGACCGGCCGCACCCGCATCGCATTCGTCGGCGGGCCCGTGGGCATCCGCCAGGTCGCCGATCGCCTGGCGGGCGCGCGTCGCGCCGTCGCGGAATCGACGGGTGCGACGCTCGAGGTCGTCGCGACCGAGTCGCTCACCGTGCTCGCCGGCCGGGCCGCCGCAGCGGGCATCAGGGAGCGCGCGGCATCCGATCGCCCCGATGCGATCTTCGCCGCGAACGACCTGCTCGCCATGGGTGTGCTGCAGGCGCTCATGATGCAGGGCGGCATCGACGTGCCCGGCGAGATCGCCCTCATCGGCTACGACGACATCGACTTCGCATCGGCCGCGGTCGTGCCGCTCTCGTCGATCCGCCAGCCGGCGGCCCTCATCGGCTACACCGCGGTCGACCTCATGCTCAAGGAGGCCGGCGGCGAGTCCGCGCAGGAGCGCGTCGTGTTCCAGCCCGAGCTCGTGGTGCGCGAATCGACCGGCGGTCGCGGCTAG
- the gdhA gene encoding NADP-specific glutamate dehydrogenase produces MPNRSTIEDIYADTLRRNPGEVEFHQAVREVFDSLGRVLDKNPQYVQASILERICEPERQIIFRVPWVDDAGQVRINRGFRVQFNSALGPYKGGLRFHPSVLLGTVKFLGFEQVFKNALTGMPIGGGKGGSDFDPKGRSDGEIMRFCQSFMTEAYRHIGEYTDVPAGDIGVGAREIGYLFGQYKRITNRYESGVLTGKGVTWGGSLVRTEATGYGAVFFTEHLLATKGRSFDGARVLVSGSGNVAVYAIEKVHALGGIVVGASDSSGAIHDPDGIDLALLRDIKERRRERISVYADERRGRAKFLPGASVWDIESAERIDVALPCATQNELSEAQAVKLVASGVVAVAEGANMPTTPGAIRVLREAGVLFGPGKAANAGGVATSALEMQQNASRDSWGFEHTEERLSEIMAGIHERTAATADEYGVPGDYVVGANIAGFTRVADAMLALGVI; encoded by the coding sequence TTGCCGAACCGCAGCACCATCGAAGACATCTACGCCGACACGTTGCGGCGCAACCCCGGCGAGGTGGAGTTCCACCAGGCCGTGCGCGAGGTCTTCGACTCGCTCGGGCGGGTGCTCGACAAGAACCCGCAGTACGTGCAGGCGTCGATCCTCGAGCGCATCTGCGAGCCCGAGCGGCAGATCATCTTCCGCGTGCCGTGGGTCGACGACGCCGGCCAGGTGCGCATCAACCGCGGATTCCGCGTGCAGTTCAACTCGGCGCTCGGCCCGTACAAGGGCGGGCTGCGCTTCCACCCGTCGGTGCTGCTCGGCACCGTGAAGTTCCTCGGCTTCGAGCAGGTCTTCAAGAACGCGCTCACCGGCATGCCCATCGGCGGCGGCAAGGGCGGCAGCGACTTCGACCCCAAGGGCCGGTCCGACGGCGAGATCATGCGCTTCTGTCAGTCCTTCATGACCGAGGCCTACCGTCACATCGGCGAGTACACGGATGTCCCTGCCGGCGACATCGGCGTCGGTGCACGTGAGATCGGCTACCTCTTCGGCCAGTACAAGCGCATCACCAACCGCTACGAGTCGGGCGTGCTCACCGGCAAGGGCGTGACCTGGGGCGGCTCGCTCGTGCGCACCGAGGCAACGGGCTACGGCGCCGTGTTCTTCACCGAGCACCTGCTCGCGACGAAGGGCCGCTCGTTCGACGGCGCCCGCGTGCTCGTCTCGGGCTCGGGCAACGTCGCCGTCTACGCGATCGAGAAGGTGCACGCCCTCGGCGGCATCGTCGTCGGCGCCTCCGACTCCTCGGGCGCGATCCACGACCCCGACGGCATCGACCTCGCGCTGCTGCGCGACATCAAGGAGCGGCGCCGCGAGCGCATCTCGGTCTACGCCGATGAGCGCCGTGGCCGGGCGAAGTTCCTGCCGGGTGCATCCGTCTGGGACATCGAGAGCGCCGAGCGCATCGACGTCGCCCTGCCCTGCGCGACGCAGAACGAGCTCTCCGAGGCGCAGGCCGTGAAGCTCGTCGCCTCGGGCGTCGTCGCGGTCGCCGAGGGCGCGAACATGCCCACGACGCCGGGCGCGATCCGCGTGCTGCGCGAGGCCGGCGTGCTCTTCGGGCCGGGCAAGGCTGCGAACGCCGGCGGCGTGGCGACCTCAGCGCTCGAGATGCAGCAGAACGCCTCGCGCGACTCGTGGGGCTTCGAGCACACCGAGGAGCGACTGTCCGAGATCATGGCGGGCATCCACGAGCGCACCGCCGCGACCGCCGACGAGTACGGCGTGCCGGGCGACTACGTGGTCGGCGCGAACATCGCCGGATTCACGCGCGTCGCCGACGCGATGCTCGCCCTCGGCGTCATCTGA
- a CDS encoding ABC transporter permease, whose amino-acid sequence MSTATTTPTPTSNVTRRLSAIGKARELGILLALVIVVIAATAANPNFLFSADGWRDLLLTPSILVLVAVGQAIVLITRNVDLSVGSVLGLTAYLTGRLFIDLPGIPIIAVFVIAIAFGGVLGLINGALVAFAKVPAMVITLGTLYAYRGINVLWTGSDRINASDLPKSFLALGTEQFLTIPILTIIALVVLIIAGWYMKNTRGGREFYAIGSDPAAAELYGLRVTRRLLTAFVLSGALAGLGGVLYAARYGTINSQAGSGWELDAVGAAVIGGVAIVGGVGSVWGAAIGAVLLLTINRALPILGIPDFWQRAVVGVLIIGAIVLDRVLAVRQKRKLIEARDDS is encoded by the coding sequence GTGAGCACCGCGACCACCACCCCCACCCCCACTTCCAACGTGACGAGACGCCTCAGCGCGATCGGCAAGGCCCGTGAACTCGGGATCCTGCTCGCCCTCGTCATCGTCGTCATCGCGGCGACCGCCGCGAACCCGAACTTCCTCTTCAGCGCAGACGGATGGCGGGACCTCCTGCTGACTCCGTCGATCCTCGTGCTCGTGGCGGTCGGGCAGGCGATCGTGCTCATCACCCGCAACGTCGACCTCTCGGTCGGCTCGGTGCTCGGCCTGACCGCCTACCTGACGGGCCGGCTGTTCATCGACCTTCCGGGCATCCCGATCATCGCGGTCTTCGTCATCGCGATCGCGTTCGGCGGCGTGCTCGGTCTCATCAACGGCGCCCTCGTCGCGTTCGCGAAGGTTCCGGCCATGGTCATCACGCTCGGCACGCTCTACGCATACCGCGGCATCAACGTGCTCTGGACCGGCAGCGACCGCATCAACGCCTCCGACCTGCCGAAGAGCTTCCTCGCGCTCGGCACCGAGCAGTTCCTGACGATCCCGATCCTCACGATCATCGCGCTCGTCGTGCTCATCATCGCCGGCTGGTACATGAAGAACACCCGCGGCGGCCGCGAGTTCTACGCGATCGGCTCCGACCCGGCCGCCGCCGAGCTCTACGGCCTCCGCGTCACGCGGCGCCTGCTCACCGCGTTCGTGCTCTCGGGCGCCCTCGCGGGTCTCGGCGGCGTGCTCTACGCGGCGCGCTACGGCACGATCAACTCGCAGGCCGGGTCGGGCTGGGAGCTCGACGCGGTGGGGGCCGCCGTCATCGGCGGCGTCGCGATCGTCGGCGGCGTCGGCTCGGTCTGGGGCGCCGCCATCGGCGCAGTGCTCCTGCTCACGATCAACCGCGCCCTGCCGATCCTCGGCATCCCCGATTTCTGGCAGCGCGCCGTCGTCGGCGTGCTCATCATCGGCGCCATCGTGCTCGACCGCGTGCTCGCGGTGCGACAGAAACGCAAGCTCATCGAGGCAAGGGACGACAGCTGA
- a CDS encoding MarR family winged helix-turn-helix transcriptional regulator, with amino-acid sequence MTDVARPAPAARSTPAAPTRAPAARRRTLAEQSTELRIAIMRLSRRLRQERTETELSGSQFSTLGWISTEGPLTIGRLAELERVTAPSMNRTVNCLVDAGYATRTASPDDGRKVIVSATEAGETIVLETRRRRDAWLAKRFAALTPAERETLAEATTILRRLTDQ; translated from the coding sequence ATGACGGATGTCGCGCGCCCTGCTCCTGCCGCTCGTTCGACGCCTGCAGCGCCGACCCGAGCACCGGCCGCACGTCGCCGAACCCTCGCCGAGCAGAGCACCGAACTGCGCATCGCGATCATGCGCCTCTCCCGCCGGCTCAGGCAGGAGCGCACCGAGACCGAGCTCAGCGGCTCGCAGTTCTCGACCCTCGGCTGGATCTCGACCGAGGGCCCGCTCACCATCGGCCGGCTCGCCGAGCTCGAGCGGGTCACCGCGCCGTCGATGAACCGCACGGTGAACTGCCTCGTCGACGCGGGCTACGCCACCCGTACCGCGTCGCCCGATGACGGGCGCAAGGTCATCGTCTCCGCCACCGAGGCAGGCGAGACGATCGTGCTCGAGACCCGCCGACGCCGCGACGCCTGGCTCGCCAAGCGCTTCGCCGCACTCACCCCCGCCGAACGCGAGACGCTCGCCGAGGCCACGACCATCCTCAGGAGGCTCACCGACCAGTGA
- a CDS encoding sugar ABC transporter ATP-binding protein — MTIPSGAPEPAPALELRDIQKSFGSVVALRSGTIEVDAGSIHALVGENGAGKSTLVKIVAGLYRRDAGVFRLEGADVDFTSTADSKAAGIAVIYQEPTLFPDLSVTENVFMGRQPVGRFGRIDRKAMRAEVDGLFQRLGVRIDPERPADGLSIADQQVIEIAKAISLDAKVLIMDEPTAALSGVEVDRLFQIARSLRDEGRALIFISHRFDEVFDLCDTVTVMRDGAYISTSRISDTNVDEIVRQMVGRDVTDLFPKQETTIGAPLLEVEGLTSAGVFHDISLTVRAGEIVGLAGLVGAGRSEVARAIFGVDHYQAGSVRLNGKPVPAKSPTAAMRLGLALVPEDRRKQGLVLDSSVSRNTTLAIRSQLAKFGIITSGFENRAARVWASRLEVKTNALSTVAGTLSGGNQQKVVLGKWLATEPTVLIIDEPTRGIDVGTKAEVHRLLSELAGQGMGILMISSELPEVLGMADRVLVMREGRITAKIDRADATSENVMFAATHAEEQHS, encoded by the coding sequence ATGACGATTCCCTCCGGCGCTCCCGAGCCCGCTCCGGCGCTCGAACTTCGCGACATCCAGAAGTCGTTCGGCTCCGTCGTAGCCCTGCGCTCCGGCACCATCGAGGTCGACGCCGGTTCGATCCACGCCCTCGTCGGCGAGAACGGCGCCGGCAAGTCCACCCTCGTGAAGATCGTCGCCGGCCTCTATCGCCGCGACGCCGGCGTGTTCCGCCTCGAGGGCGCCGACGTGGACTTCACCTCCACGGCCGACTCGAAGGCCGCGGGCATCGCCGTCATCTACCAGGAGCCGACCCTCTTCCCCGACCTCTCGGTCACCGAGAACGTCTTCATGGGCCGCCAGCCCGTCGGCCGGTTCGGCCGCATCGACCGCAAGGCCATGCGGGCGGAGGTCGACGGCCTCTTCCAGCGGCTCGGCGTGCGGATCGACCCCGAGCGTCCCGCCGACGGCCTCTCCATCGCCGACCAGCAGGTCATCGAGATCGCCAAGGCCATCTCGCTCGACGCCAAGGTGCTCATCATGGACGAGCCGACCGCTGCGCTCTCGGGCGTCGAGGTCGACCGTCTCTTCCAGATCGCACGGAGCCTCCGCGACGAGGGCCGGGCGCTCATCTTCATCTCCCACCGCTTCGACGAGGTCTTCGACCTCTGCGACACCGTCACCGTCATGCGCGACGGCGCCTACATCTCCACGAGCCGCATCTCCGACACGAACGTCGACGAGATCGTGCGACAGATGGTCGGCCGCGACGTCACCGATCTCTTCCCGAAGCAGGAGACCACGATCGGCGCACCGCTGCTCGAGGTCGAGGGCCTCACGAGCGCCGGCGTCTTCCACGACATCTCCCTCACCGTGCGCGCGGGCGAGATCGTCGGCCTCGCGGGCCTCGTCGGCGCAGGGCGCAGCGAGGTCGCCCGTGCGATCTTCGGCGTCGACCACTACCAGGCCGGCTCCGTGCGCCTGAACGGCAAGCCGGTGCCGGCGAAGAGCCCGACCGCCGCGATGCGCCTCGGCCTCGCCCTCGTTCCCGAGGACCGCCGCAAGCAGGGCCTCGTGCTCGATTCGAGCGTCTCGCGCAACACGACCCTCGCCATCCGCTCGCAGCTCGCGAAGTTCGGCATCATCACCTCGGGCTTCGAGAACCGCGCCGCCCGAGTCTGGGCGAGCCGACTCGAGGTCAAGACGAACGCGCTCAGCACGGTCGCGGGAACCCTCTCGGGCGGCAACCAGCAGAAGGTGGTGCTCGGCAAGTGGCTCGCGACCGAGCCCACCGTGCTCATCATCGACGAGCCGACCCGCGGCATCGACGTCGGCACGAAGGCCGAGGTGCACCGCCTGCTCTCCGAACTCGCCGGGCAGGGCATGGGCATCCTCATGATCTCGTCCGAACTGCCCGAGGTGCTCGGCATGGCCGACCGCGTGCTCGTGATGCGCGAGGGGCGCATCACGGCCAAGATCGACCGCGCCGACGCGACATCCGAGAACGTCATGTTCGCCGCGACCCACGCCGAGGAGCAGCACTCGTGA
- a CDS encoding DUF4185 domain-containing protein, with amino-acid sequence MRHASSTRVPWSLALGASVALVLGACVQGGGGGGPVSVDPDPDKPFVLEGVGNLTEIAKLTGPDAINDTESAAVAGTDLGSMVNLGDKTFLLFGDTFGDRAPDAYGGQGGNWRSNVSAWTTDDDPSDGLTFDGWTPEDLGWAAALVEGDHDANDGAGEVTKIPTYGFAIGDTLYLSYMSVKFWGEPGAWDANYTGLAKSTDEGASWTTLDAPRWPGDSNFVQVAAANVEEDGTEYVYFWSIPAGRFGGVQLMRVPATVEAVEDASAYTYFTGTSGDGAPEWSSDMAAATTIVDGTIGELSVMWSGYLDRWLMTYSDGGNAYMREGITPWGPWGEPIEMVSAVDYPGLYSPYMNPRYVGEGGRRVYFTLSLWGPYNVFWFSVDLERAE; translated from the coding sequence ATGCGCCATGCCAGCAGCACTCGTGTTCCGTGGAGCCTTGCGCTCGGGGCATCCGTCGCCCTTGTGCTCGGAGCCTGCGTCCAGGGCGGTGGGGGAGGCGGGCCGGTGAGCGTCGACCCCGACCCCGACAAGCCCTTCGTGCTCGAAGGCGTGGGCAACCTGACCGAGATCGCGAAGCTCACCGGGCCCGACGCCATCAACGACACCGAATCGGCGGCCGTGGCGGGCACCGACCTCGGCTCGATGGTCAACCTGGGCGACAAGACCTTCCTGCTCTTCGGGGACACGTTCGGCGACCGCGCCCCCGACGCCTACGGCGGGCAGGGCGGCAACTGGCGCTCGAACGTCTCCGCGTGGACCACCGACGACGACCCGAGCGACGGCCTGACATTCGACGGCTGGACGCCTGAAGACCTCGGGTGGGCCGCCGCGCTCGTCGAAGGCGACCACGATGCGAACGACGGCGCGGGCGAGGTGACGAAGATCCCGACGTACGGCTTCGCGATCGGCGACACCCTCTACCTCTCGTACATGTCGGTGAAGTTCTGGGGCGAGCCGGGCGCGTGGGACGCGAACTACACCGGCCTGGCGAAGTCGACCGACGAGGGCGCGAGTTGGACGACGCTCGACGCGCCGCGCTGGCCCGGCGACTCGAACTTCGTCCAGGTGGCGGCGGCGAACGTCGAGGAGGACGGCACCGAGTACGTCTACTTCTGGTCGATTCCGGCCGGACGGTTCGGGGGAGTGCAGCTCATGCGGGTGCCGGCGACGGTCGAAGCGGTCGAGGATGCCTCGGCGTACACGTACTTCACGGGCACGTCCGGGGACGGCGCACCCGAGTGGAGCAGCGACATGGCCGCCGCGACGACGATCGTCGATGGCACGATCGGCGAGCTGTCGGTCATGTGGTCGGGCTACCTCGACCGGTGGCTCATGACCTACTCCGACGGCGGCAACGCCTACATGCGCGAGGGCATCACACCGTGGGGGCCGTGGGGCGAGCCGATCGAGATGGTCTCGGCCGTGGACTACCCGGGCCTCTATTCGCCGTACATGAATCCGCGATACGTCGGCGAGGGTGGCAGGCGGGTCTACTTCACGCTGTCGCTCTGGGGTCCGTACAACGTCTTCTGGTTCTCGGTCGACCTGGAGCGCGCGGAGTGA
- a CDS encoding MFS transporter — MFRSLAHRNYRIWFIGALVSNVGAWMQATAQNWVVLTELTDNDAFAVGITMALQFAPQLLLVPITGLIADRFDRRKILMVTQTLLMLLGLALGLLLVFGHAELWHLYLFALALGLVNAIDNPARQTFVSDLVSNSDMSNAVALNSASFNTARMIGPAVAGFLIVLVGSGWVFIINAFTFLAVLGALAMLKGRQLKRSPRAPRAKGQFVAGFRYVAGRPDLVVVFVMVFLIGAFGMNFPIFSSTMAVEFGRGAGEYGLLSSILAIGSLTGALLAARRERARIRVVILACAFLGFATLTAALMPTYWTFAASTILIGLGAVTILTTANGYVQTTTEPELRGRVMALYMAILAGGTPIGAPIVGAVADGMGPRWALGLAAVAAMVAALIGLGWLVMSRGMRLARHPRYAWRPTVQFSDAPTAAIAAVTTQAVPTIGVDQLEREIEREFGRDRDAERERRIDRDRERASERERELVPRVPNDRLVPADFSEEVALTSPIRLPKPRT, encoded by the coding sequence ATGTTCAGATCCCTCGCCCACCGCAACTATCGAATCTGGTTCATCGGCGCCCTCGTCTCGAACGTCGGCGCCTGGATGCAGGCCACCGCCCAGAACTGGGTGGTGCTCACCGAACTCACCGACAACGACGCCTTCGCCGTCGGCATCACCATGGCCCTGCAGTTCGCGCCGCAGCTGCTGCTCGTGCCGATCACCGGCCTCATCGCCGATCGCTTCGACCGCCGCAAGATCCTCATGGTCACGCAGACCCTGCTCATGCTGCTCGGGCTCGCGCTCGGCCTCCTGCTCGTCTTCGGCCACGCCGAACTCTGGCACCTCTACCTCTTCGCGCTCGCCCTCGGTCTCGTGAATGCGATCGACAACCCCGCGCGCCAGACGTTCGTCTCCGACCTCGTCTCGAACTCCGACATGTCGAACGCGGTCGCCCTGAACTCGGCGTCGTTCAACACCGCTCGCATGATCGGCCCCGCCGTCGCGGGCTTCCTCATCGTGCTGGTCGGCTCGGGCTGGGTCTTCATCATCAACGCCTTCACCTTCCTCGCGGTGCTCGGCGCGCTCGCGATGCTGAAGGGCAGGCAGCTGAAGCGCTCTCCACGTGCGCCCCGCGCCAAGGGCCAGTTCGTCGCCGGCTTCCGCTACGTCGCGGGCCGGCCCGACCTCGTCGTCGTCTTCGTCATGGTGTTCCTCATCGGCGCGTTCGGCATGAACTTCCCGATCTTCTCGTCGACGATGGCCGTCGAGTTCGGCCGCGGCGCCGGCGAGTACGGGCTCCTCTCGTCGATCCTCGCGATCGGCTCGCTGACCGGGGCGCTCCTCGCCGCGCGACGCGAGCGGGCGCGCATCCGCGTGGTCATCCTCGCCTGCGCGTTCCTGGGCTTCGCGACGCTCACCGCCGCCCTCATGCCGACGTACTGGACCTTCGCCGCCTCGACGATCCTCATCGGGCTCGGCGCGGTGACGATCCTCACGACGGCGAACGGCTACGTGCAGACCACGACCGAGCCCGAGCTGCGCGGCCGGGTGATGGCGCTGTACATGGCGATCCTCGCGGGCGGCACCCCCATCGGCGCCCCGATCGTCGGCGCCGTCGCCGACGGCATGGGTCCGCGCTGGGCGCTCGGGCTCGCGGCCGTCGCCGCGATGGTCGCGGCGCTCATCGGCCTCGGCTGGCTCGTCATGTCACGGGGAATGCGGCTGGCGCGGCATCCGCGGTACGCATGGCGCCCGACGGTGCAATTCTCGGATGCCCCGACCGCGGCCATCGCGGCCGTGACCACGCAGGCCGTGCCGACCATCGGGGTCGATCAGCTCGAGCGCGAGATCGAGCGGGAGTTCGGCCGGGATCGCGACGCCGAGCGCGAGCGCAGGATCGACCGCGACCGTGAGCGCGCGTCGGAGCGCGAGCGCGAGCTCGTTCCGCGTGTGCCGAACGACCGGCTCGTGCCCGCCGACTTCTCCGAAGAGGTGGCGCTCACCTCGCCGATCCGCCTGCCGAAGCCGCGCACCTAG